The following are encoded in a window of Catharus ustulatus isolate bCatUst1 chromosome 12, bCatUst1.pri.v2, whole genome shotgun sequence genomic DNA:
- the ANKRD34C gene encoding ankyrin repeat domain-containing protein 34C, giving the protein MDEVTELELGGNSLLKAVWLGRLRLTRLLLEGGAYINESNDKGETALMVACITTHVDQQSIHKAKMVKYLLDNRADPNIQDKSGKTALMHACIRGAGGEVVSLLLDSGADPSLEDHSGASALVHAINAEDKAVLQRLLNACRAKGKEVIIITMDTSASGTKTAKQYLNVAPALEFKERAPPEEGTAPSSAHPKTPTSAPSPAEKESSVVTAHPSHSGDTEPPSPGQRAGTARRAQLPRLKRLRSEPWGLVAPSVLAASSHRDDTRVCADSEVITGIGELSLSKKPSLTRSSSSSKGRDPSLFPPVDEQAPGPLPWKATHEKSPGTHPCLSRSVTVPEEPESASSGAGMDAPHWWRPGTEHSGDSQATEAGKGPAERRKLSGSHLALLDGCCGSPSGSASTSPSTARRRPPGLLERRGSGTLLLDHISHTRPGYLPPLNVNPNPPIPDIGSSKAPSPLAAGLKPLVPLTPSSPRRGDLRAHRKLLRRHSMQAEQMRHLSDFEEVVAQ; this is encoded by the coding sequence atgGATGAGGTGacggagctggagctggggggtAACTCCCTCCTGAAGGCCGTGTGGCTCGGCCGGCTGCGGCTGACCCgactgctgctggaagggggCGCGTACATCAACGAGAGCAACGACAAGGGCGAGACGGCGCTGATGGTGGCCTGCATCACCACGCACGTGGACCAGCAGAGCATCCACAAGGCCAAGATGGTGAAGTACCTGCTGGACAACAGAGCCGACCCCAACATCCAGGACAAGTCCGGCAAAACCGCGCTCATGCACGCCTGCAtccgcggggcggggggcgaggtggtgtccctgctgctggacagCGGGGCTGACCCCAGCCTGGAGGACCACTCCGGAGCCTCGGCGCTGGTCCACGCCATCAACGCCGAGGacaaggcagtgctgcagcGCCTCCTGAATGCCTGCAGGGCCAAGGGGAAGGAGGTGATCATCATCACCATGGACACATCAGCCTCCGGCACCAAGACCGCCAAGCAGTACCTGAACGTTGCCCCTGCGCTGGAGTTCAAGGAGAGGGCTCCCCCGGAGGAGGGCACAGCCCCCTCCAGTGctcaccccaaaactcccaccTCAGCACCTTCTCCCGCCGAGAAGGAGAGCAGCGTTGTCACCGCACACCCTTCACACAGCGGGGACACCGAGCCGCCCTCCCCGGGCCagagggctggcactgcccggAGAGCCCAGCTGCCCCGGCTGAAGCGGCTGCGCTCAGAGCCCTGGGGTCTGGTGGCACCCTCGGTGCTGGCGGCCTCGAGTCACCGCGACGACACGCGGGTGTGCGCTGACAGTGAGGTTATCACGGGCATCGGCGAGCTCTCGCTCTCCAAAAAGCCCTCCCTGacccgcagcagcagcagcagcaagggaagGGACCCCTCTCTCTTCCCCCCAGTGGATGAGCAGGCGCCGGGGCCACTGCCATGGAAAGCCACGCACGAGAAGAGCCCGGGCACCCACCCGTGCCTGTCCCGGAGCGTCACGGTCCCGGAGGAGCCGGAGAGCGCCAGCTCGGGCGCAGGGATGGACGCTCCGCACTGGTGGAGGCCAGGAACCGAGCACAGCGGAGACTCCCAGGCCACCGAGGCGGGCAAGGGGCCCGCAGAGAGGAGGAAGCTGAGCGGGTcccacctggccctgctggATGGTTGCTGTGGCTCTCCCTCGGGCAGCGCCAGCACCTCGCCCAGCACCGCCCGGCGCCGGCCCCCCGGCTTGCTGGAGAGGCGAGGATCCGGGACTCTGCTGCTGGACCACATCTCCCACACCAGGCCGGGGTACCTGCCCCCCTTGAATGTGAACCCCAACCCCCCGATTCCCGACATCGGCTCCAGCAAAGCCCCCTCCCCGCTGGCTGCCGGGCTGAAGCCGCTGGTGCCCCTCACGCCCAGCTCGCCCAGGCGGGGCGATCTGAGAGCCCACAGGAAGCTCCTCCGCAGGCATTccatgcaggcagagcagatgCGGCACCTCTCCGACTTTGAGGAGGTCGTGGCGCAGTAG